The proteins below are encoded in one region of Silene latifolia isolate original U9 population chromosome 2, ASM4854445v1, whole genome shotgun sequence:
- the LOC141644285 gene encoding carbonic anhydrase 2-like isoform X1, which yields MAGSFKKCMVLCCGRKLPKEKMAGKAYEEAIAGLSKLLSEKAGLEDTAAAKIKQLTEELQGKATENGGPQPEFDPVERIKSGFNRFKTEKYDKNPALFGELAKTQHPKFLVFACSDSRVCPSHILDFQPGDAFMVRNIANMVPPFDQTKFSGTGAAIEYAVLHLKVEQIVVIGHSCCGGIKGLMSIPDDGSTSTDFIEEWVKICQPARSKTKSELTEAEFAEQCHHCEKEAVNVSLGNLLTYPFVREAAMKKTVALKGAHYDFVKGTFELWNLDFAITPSTTV from the exons ATGGCAGGAAGCTTCAAGAAATGCATGGTCCTTTGTTGTGGACGAAAACTTCCG AAGGAAAAAATGGCAGGAAAAGCGTACGAGGAGGCCATTGCAGGACTGAGCAAGCTTTTGAG TGAAAAAGCTGGATTGGAAGACACAGCAGCCGCAAAAATTAAGCAGCTGACAGAAGAATTGCAGGGTAAAGCTACAGAAAATGGTGGGCCCCAACCCGAATTTGACCCTGTTGAACGAATCAAATCCGGGTTCAACCGTTTCAAGACTGAGAAATACGA CAAGAATCCTGCATTGTTCGGAGAACTTGCCAAAACTCAACATCCCAAG TTTTTGGTGTTTGCCTGCTCTGACTCAAGAGTATGCCCGTCACATATATTGGATTTCCAGCCGGGTGACGCGTTTATGGTCCGTAACATTGCTAATATGGTCCCACCCTTTGATCAG ACAAAATTCTCTGGAACAGGAGCAGCAATTGAATATGCCGTTTTGCATCTCAAG GTGGAGCAGATAGTGGTTATTGGACACAGCTGCTGTGGAGGAATAAAGGGTCTTATGTCCATCCCTGATGATGGCTCCACTTCTAC tgatttcattgaagaatgGGTGAAGATATGCCAACCTGCGAGATCCAAGACTAAATCGGAGTTAACCGAAGCCGAGTTCGCTGAACAATGCCACCATTGCGAGAAG GAAGCTGTGAATGTGTCTCTGGGAAACCTGTTAACATATCCATTTGTAAGGGAAGCAGCAATGAAGAAAACAGTGGCATTGAAAGGTGCACATTATGACTTTGTCAAGGGAACCTTTGAGCTATGGAACCTTGATTTTGCTATCACACCATCAACCACAGTTTAA
- the LOC141644285 gene encoding carbonic anhydrase 2-like isoform X2: MAGKAYEEAIAGLSKLLSEKAGLEDTAAAKIKQLTEELQGKATENGGPQPEFDPVERIKSGFNRFKTEKYDKNPALFGELAKTQHPKFLVFACSDSRVCPSHILDFQPGDAFMVRNIANMVPPFDQTKFSGTGAAIEYAVLHLKVEQIVVIGHSCCGGIKGLMSIPDDGSTSTDFIEEWVKICQPARSKTKSELTEAEFAEQCHHCEKEAVNVSLGNLLTYPFVREAAMKKTVALKGAHYDFVKGTFELWNLDFAITPSTTV; the protein is encoded by the exons ATGGCAGGAAAAGCGTACGAGGAGGCCATTGCAGGACTGAGCAAGCTTTTGAG TGAAAAAGCTGGATTGGAAGACACAGCAGCCGCAAAAATTAAGCAGCTGACAGAAGAATTGCAGGGTAAAGCTACAGAAAATGGTGGGCCCCAACCCGAATTTGACCCTGTTGAACGAATCAAATCCGGGTTCAACCGTTTCAAGACTGAGAAATACGA CAAGAATCCTGCATTGTTCGGAGAACTTGCCAAAACTCAACATCCCAAG TTTTTGGTGTTTGCCTGCTCTGACTCAAGAGTATGCCCGTCACATATATTGGATTTCCAGCCGGGTGACGCGTTTATGGTCCGTAACATTGCTAATATGGTCCCACCCTTTGATCAG ACAAAATTCTCTGGAACAGGAGCAGCAATTGAATATGCCGTTTTGCATCTCAAG GTGGAGCAGATAGTGGTTATTGGACACAGCTGCTGTGGAGGAATAAAGGGTCTTATGTCCATCCCTGATGATGGCTCCACTTCTAC tgatttcattgaagaatgGGTGAAGATATGCCAACCTGCGAGATCCAAGACTAAATCGGAGTTAACCGAAGCCGAGTTCGCTGAACAATGCCACCATTGCGAGAAG GAAGCTGTGAATGTGTCTCTGGGAAACCTGTTAACATATCCATTTGTAAGGGAAGCAGCAATGAAGAAAACAGTGGCATTGAAAGGTGCACATTATGACTTTGTCAAGGGAACCTTTGAGCTATGGAACCTTGATTTTGCTATCACACCATCAACCACAGTTTAA